A single region of the Vagococcus teuberi genome encodes:
- a CDS encoding CHAP domain-containing protein produces MKKNILSTIMVCSIALTAVASPSIVLADSVDVQIKQQDEKINALKGQQDKAQAEINALESTVASVNEKVASLEAKQTELSNDTEKLQEKIGTLKVRIAKREKSIQKQARDAQTNDQSTNFVSAVLEADSLSDAISRVHAMSTIVNANNDLVKQQKQDQKSVEQSIQENEEKINEMAATYKELQSQKDALAAQQAELNVLKTSLAAEQATAESDKAKLNKQKEEAKAAQIKVLKAQQDSSKKPAEATAVKAEKPAEDQKTDNSSDNTATPSEAPVQESKPVEKPTTDSTSSSGNSEPVSAPSGSTSSNGGGVDHSGSGNMYAVGQCTWYVKSVAPWVGTYWGNGAQWGASAAADGYTVNSTPATGAVVVFAAGQSVGGQWTADGSYGHVAYVDSYNPANNTITISQGGTGFSSPTGPNTQTISASGYTYIHR; encoded by the coding sequence TTGAAGAAAAATATTTTATCAACCATTATGGTTTGCTCAATTGCATTAACAGCTGTTGCTAGTCCAAGTATCGTATTGGCAGATTCTGTTGATGTTCAAATTAAACAACAAGATGAAAAAATTAATGCCTTAAAAGGACAACAAGATAAAGCTCAAGCAGAAATCAATGCATTAGAATCAACCGTAGCTTCTGTTAATGAAAAAGTAGCATCATTAGAAGCAAAACAAACTGAACTAAGTAATGATACTGAGAAATTACAAGAAAAAATTGGTACACTTAAAGTAAGAATTGCAAAACGTGAAAAGTCGATTCAAAAACAAGCAAGAGATGCACAAACAAATGATCAAAGTACTAACTTTGTTAGTGCAGTATTAGAAGCTGATTCATTATCAGATGCTATTAGCCGTGTGCATGCTATGAGCACAATTGTTAATGCTAACAACGATTTAGTTAAACAACAAAAGCAAGATCAAAAATCAGTTGAACAAAGTATTCAAGAAAATGAAGAAAAAATCAACGAAATGGCAGCTACTTATAAAGAGTTACAAAGTCAAAAAGATGCTCTTGCTGCTCAACAAGCTGAGTTAAATGTATTGAAAACAAGTTTAGCTGCTGAACAAGCAACTGCTGAAAGTGATAAAGCTAAATTAAACAAACAAAAAGAAGAAGCAAAAGCTGCTCAAATAAAAGTATTAAAAGCTCAACAAGATTCATCTAAAAAACCAGCTGAAGCAACGGCAGTAAAAGCTGAGAAACCAGCTGAAGATCAAAAAACTGATAACTCATCAGATAATACGGCTACTCCTTCTGAAGCACCAGTACAAGAAAGTAAACCAGTTGAAAAACCAACTACTGATAGTACATCTTCTTCAGGAAACTCGGAGCCAGTTAGTGCACCATCAGGAAGTACTTCGTCTAATGGTGGAGGAGTAGATCATTCAGGCTCAGGTAATATGTATGCTGTTGGTCAATGTACATGGTATGTTAAAAGTGTTGCTCCTTGGGTAGGAACTTATTGGGGTAATGGTGCTCAATGGGGGGCGTCAGCAGCAGCAGATGGTTACACAGTAAACTCAACTCCAGCAACAGGGGCAGTTGTCGTATTCGCTGCAGGTCAATCTGTTGGAGGACAATGGACAGCAGATGGTTCATATGGACATGTTGCTTATGTTGATTCATATAATCCAGCTAACAATACTATTACGATTTCACAAGGTGGTACAGGATTTTCATCACCTACTGGACCAAACACACAAACAATTAGCGCATCTGGTTACACTTATATCCATCGCTAA
- a CDS encoding histidine phosphatase family protein, which translates to MLAKTLYLMRHGQTLFNQLGKIQGFCDSPLTDEGVRQAHIAKRYFEDNHIEIDAFYSSTQERACDTLEIVAGHDNYKRLKGLKEWHFGLFEGESESLNPKIKPNEISYGDAFVPYGGESADDVQKRMIDTLTKVMKEDNSDTILAVSHGGAMYLFIQAWLDFKTVSTISFSNCSILKFSFDKDTFTFIESINHEF; encoded by the coding sequence ATTTTGGCTAAAACACTTTATCTAATGCGACATGGACAAACTCTTTTTAATCAACTTGGAAAAATTCAAGGTTTTTGTGATTCACCTTTGACAGATGAGGGGGTTCGACAAGCTCATATTGCAAAAAGATACTTTGAAGATAACCATATCGAGATTGACGCTTTTTATTCATCAACGCAGGAACGTGCATGTGACACGTTAGAAATCGTTGCTGGACACGATAACTACAAACGTTTAAAAGGATTAAAAGAATGGCATTTCGGACTATTTGAAGGTGAGAGTGAAAGTTTAAACCCTAAAATCAAACCAAATGAAATATCATACGGTGATGCTTTTGTTCCGTATGGTGGTGAATCAGCCGATGATGTCCAAAAACGTATGATCGATACGTTAACTAAAGTAATGAAAGAAGATAACTCTGATACAATTTTAGCAGTTAGTCATGGTGGAGCTATGTACTTATTTATTCAAGCTTGGTTAGATTTTAAAACAGTCTCTACTATTAGTTTTTCAAATTGCTCAATCCTAAAATTTTCATTTGATAAAGATACTTTCACTTTTATCGAATCCATCAATCATGAATTTTAA